The sequence GGTTCCGTCATGGCCGGGCTTGACCCGGCCATCCACGCGATCGCGACGGCTGCGCGTTCTGATGCTCCATCGGTCCGAGCCCTTCCCTGCGCAACCTGAGTTCGCGTGGATGGGCGGATCCAGTCCGCCCATGACGGCCGCGGGTGGTGCGATCGTCATGCCAAGAGCGCAATTAAGTCAAACCCCGCTTTCCCATCGCGCGGCGCGCCGCTGCCTGCTAGAGAACCCGCGACCGGCGGGACGTTCCCGCCAGCGGAATGCCGGGATGCCTGACCCTTCCTATGCCGCCCTCGACGCGCTCGCCGAGCGCGCGGGCTACGAGCCGCTCGACCCGCCGATCCTGCAGCCGGCGGACCTGTTCCTCGACCTGCTCGGCGAGGACATGCGTCGCCGCGCCTTCCTGACCACCGATGCGGAAGGGCGCGAGTTCTGCCTGAGGCCTGACTTCACCATTCCGGTCTCGCTGCACCATCTCAAGCACGCCGCCGCCGGCGCGGTCGGCGCCTACGCCTATCGCGGTCCGGTGTTTCGCTTCCGCACCGACGGGCCGGGCGAATTCGCCCAGGCGGGCTTCGAGAATTTCGGCCGCACCGACCTCGAAGCCGCCGATGCGGAGATGCTGGGCCTGGCGATCGAGGCGGTGCAGGCGCTCGGGCTGGAGAGCCCGGAGATCCGCATGGGCGATGCCGGCATCGTCACCGCCATGCTCGACGCCCTCGCCCTGCCGCCGGTCTGGCGCCGGCAGCTCGCCAACGACGTGCTGCGGGTGAAGAACCTCGACGCCGATCTCGCCCGCCTCGGCGAGACCACGCCGAAGAACGGCGCGGCCGCCTATGCCGGCTTCCTCGCCGCGCTCGAGGGCGCCGATCCCGGCGCCGCGCGCGCGGCCGTGGCCGACCTCCTGTCGATCGCCGGCATCCAGCCGGTGGGCGGGCGCACGGTCGACGAGGTGGCGGACCGCTTCCTGGAGCAGGCGGCGCTGTCCTCGGGCGGCGGCATCCCGGCCGAGACCGTGGCGCTGACCAGGCGCCTCTTCGCCGTGGCCGGCGACCCGGACAGCGCCTCGGCGGCGCTCCGGGCGATCGCCGCCGACGCCAGGCTCGACCTCGGCGCGGCGCTCGACGCCTTCGACCGGCGCACCGGCTTCTTCGCCGCGCAGGGCGTCGACGTCGGCGCGGTGAAGTTCTCCACCGCCTTCGGCCGCCGACTCGACTACTATACCGGCTTCGTGTTCGAGCTGCACGACCCGGCACGGCCCGAGGGCCCGCAGCTCGTCGGCGGCGGGCGCTACGACCGGCTGATGACGCGGCTGGGGGCGCCGGCGCCGATCCCGGCCGTGGGCTGCTCGATCTGGCTCGATCGGTTCGCGGGAGAGACGCCATGACCGACTCTCCGCTGCTGCTCGGCATTCCCTCCAAGGGCCGCCTGCAGGAGAACTGCGCCGCCTTCTTCGGCCGCGCCGGCATGCGGTTCGTGCAGGAGCGCGGCGCCCGCGACTATCGCGGCGCGGTGGCCGGCATGGACGACGTGGAGGTGCTGTTCCTCTCCGCCTCCGAGATCGCCGGCCAGCTCGCCTCCGGCGCCATCCACATGGGCGTCACCGGCGAGGACCTGGTGCGCGAGACCATCCCGCGCGCCGACGAGCGCGTCCTCATGATCGAGCCGCTCGGCTTCGGCCAGGCCAACGTGGTGGTGGCGGTGCCGCAGGCCTGGATCGACGTGCGCGGCATGATGGACGTGGAGGACGTCGCCGCGAGCTTTCGCCAGCGCCACGGCCGGCGGCTGCGGGTGGCCACCAAGTACGTCAACCTGACGCGCGGCTTCTTCTCCGGCCACGGCGTCGCCGACTATCTCATCGTCGAGAGCCTCGGCGCCACCGAGGGCGCGCCCGCCTCCGGCGCCGCCGACCTGATCGTCGACATCACCACGACCGGCGCCACGCTCGCCGCCAATGCGCTGAAGGTGCTGGAGGACGGCATCATCCTGCGCTCGGAGGCGAACCTCGTCGGCTCGCTGTCGGCGCCCTGGGGCGCCCGCGCCCGCGCCGGCGCCGCGGCCGTGCTGGCGCGCATCGCCGCCCAGGCCCGCGCCGCGGCCACGCGCGAAGTGCGCTGCGCCCTCGCCGAGGCGGACGAGCCGCTGCTCGCGGACCTTGCCGGACGCTTCGGCGCCGGCGCTCCCTTCGGCCCGCCAGCCGCCGGTCAGCCGCTGACGCTGCACGCGCCGGCTGCGACGATCTACGCCCTGGCCGACTGGCTGGCGGCACGGGGCGCCCACACCATCTCGGTCTCGACCCTCGACTTCGTGTTCGAGCCGGAGAACGCGCTGATGCAAAAGCTCGAGGCGGGGCTCGGGCCGACCCCTGCCGCGGACGGCGCCCGGGCCGGCTGAGCGGCGCGCCGCACCGCCGGCCGGGCTCGTCCCTGTTGGCGCCGGTGCGGCGGCATGCGAGGCTGCCGAAGCCGGTCGGACACGCTATGGTGACAGGCCCGGCGCGCTGGCCCGCCGGGCCGGAGCCGATGGAGGGGCGATGAGCGAGGACGAGAGCGCGATCGCCGGGGTGCGGATTCTGATCGTCGAGGACGAGGCGCTGCTCTCGCTCCTGCTGGAGGACATGGTGCAGGACCTCGGCTGCACCGTCGCCGGCAACCTGTCGAGCCTGGAGGCGGCCCGCGGCTTCCTCGCCGCCGCGCCCGGCCCGATCGACCTTGCCATCCTCGACGTCAATCTCGGCGGCACGCCGAGCTATCCCATCGCCGCCATGCTGGACGAGCGCGGCATCCCCTTCCTGTTCGTCACCGGCTATGACGAGCGCGACATCGACGAGGCCTGGCGCGACCGCCCGCGCATCTCCAAGCCCTTCAACGTGCCCGACCTCGAGCACGCGATCGCCCGGGTGGCGGGGCGGGCATAGGCGGCCGCCGCGCCCGATCGGCGACCGCCTGCCCCTTCAGGGCGTTTCCGAGCCCGCCCAAAGCGTTTTGCGATTTGGCGGAATCGCCAAGCATCGCAAAGACGCGTCGAAACAAGGAGCTAGAGCAAAGCAGCGTTTCCGTCCAAACGCGCTTTGCTCTAATCCTCGTCCCAGCGCCGCTTGGCCGGGCCGCCGCGGTGGGCCTTGCTGATGCGGGCCCAGCGCCGGCGCTCCTCGGCCCGCGCCACCGGATCGTCCCGGCGGTCGAGATGCGCCAGCTCGCGGCGCAGCTTGTCATAGCTGCGCCACCGCGCCTCCTCGAGCCTGCCCTCCTCCAGCGCGGCCCGGACGGCGCAGCCCGGCTCCCTGCCATGCGCGCAGTCGCCGAAGCGGCATTGCTGCGCCAGCGCCTCGATATCGGCGAAGGTGGCGGAGACGCCGCTCTCCGCGTCCCACAGGCCGAGCTCGCGCATGCCGGGGGTGTCGAGCACCAGCCCCCCGCCCGGCAGCAGCACGAGCTCGCGATGCGTGGTGGTGTGGCGCCCGCGCGCATCCTGCTCGCGGATCGCCTGCGTCGCCATCACCGGCCCGCCGGCGAGAGCGTTGAGCAGGGTCGACTTGCCGACGCCGGAGCTGCCGAGCAGCACGGCCGTGCGGCCAGGCCGGATCAGCGCGCGCACCGCCGCCAGGCCCTGGCCGGTGAGGGACGAGACGGCGAGAACGGGCGCCCCCGCCGCCACGCTCTCCGCCGCCGCCACGACCCGCGCCGGATCGGTGCCGGCGTCGGCCTTGGTCAGCACCACCACGGGCTCGGCGCCGCTCTCCCAGGCGATGGCGAGATAGCGCTCCAGCCGCCGCAGGTTGAAGTCGGCGTTGAACGAGGCGAGCAGCAGCGCCAGGTCGACATTGGCCGCCACGGCCTGCGCCGCGGGTTCGCCGGGGCCGGCCGCCCGGCGCCGGAACAGGGTGCGGCGCGGCAGCACGGCCTGGATGGTCGCCGTGCCCTCCGCCGGGCGGGCGGCAGCGGCCACCCAGTCTCCGGCGACCGGATAGCCTCCCGCCTCGGCCTCGAAGGCGAGACGGCCGGACAGGCCGGCGGCGAGGTCCCCGGACGGGGTGATCAGGCGATAGAGGCCGCGCTGCTGGACGGTGACGCGGCCGGGGACCAGCCCCGCCGCCGCATGCGGCGCAAAATCGTTCTGGAGCGCGGAGCTCCAGCCATAGGGTTCGAGCACTTGGGATCTCTTTCGGTCGGATAGCCAATCAGGCGCCGGCCGAAAGCAGCTCCCCCGCTTGATTCAGGGCAGCCGAACGGCGGCGCAGCGGAGCGCGTTGACGACGACAATCATGTCCTGGCTCCTTTCCTGCTGGCGTGGCCGAGGCCGGCAGGCATAGCAGAGGACGAGCGCCAAGACTAGGGTGGGCGCCGTTGAAGCCCGCTCCGTCCCGGTCCAGGATCGGCTTGCCGCTCCGCAGACGGCGGGAGCGCAACACGCGGAGGCCCGCCATGCCGACCCCAGAACCTTCCTCGCCGATCGCCTCGGACGACGTGCCCTGGGAGGGCTGGAACGCGGTGCCGCGCTTCGGCGTGCGCTACCGGCACCTCAGCCGCGCGGCGCTCGGCTCGGACTACCGCGTCGGCGTCGCCATCGAGGAGCTGCCGCCGGGCAAGCAGACCGCGCCGGCGCACTGGCACGTGTTCGAGGAGGAGCACGTCTTCATCCTCGAAGGCTCGCTCACCCTGCGCCTCGGCGCCGACAGGCACGCGATGTCGGCCGGCGACTATGCCTGCTTTCCCGCCGGTCAGCGGGCGGCGCATTGCCTGATCAACAGCGGCGAAGAGCCCTGCCGCTATGTCATTATCGGCGAGAGCAACCCGAACGAGGTCGTGGTCTACCCCGACTCCAACAAGGTGCTCCTGCGCGCTCTCGGGCGCCGGACGATTCTCGACCTCGCCGCGACGCGCGGCTACTGGGACGGCGAGGACACGGGCCTGCCGCCGGGCATCCCTGCGCCCGCCGGCGCCCCGGCCGGCGCGCCCGAACCGGCGGCAGCGCCGCATCCGCCGATCGCCTCGGACGCCGTGCCCTGGGAGGAGACGGATGCCGGCCCGCGCTTCGGCGGACATGCGAAACACCTGACCTACGCCGCCGTGGGCGCGGACTACCGCGTGGGCGTGCTGATCGAATCCCCCGCCCCCGGCCGGCGCCTGGCACCGCGCCACTACCACATGCTGGAGGAGGAGCATGCGCTGATCCTCGAAGGCGAGGCGACGCTGCTGCTCGGCGAGGAGCGCCATGTGATGCGGCCCGGCGACTATGCCTGCTTCCCCGCCGGCCTGCCGGTCGGCCATTCCCTGATGAACAGCGGCAGCGGCCCCTGCCGCTATCTCATGATCGGCCAGCGCAACCCGGCCGACGTCTGCGTCTATCCCGACTCCAACAAGATGGCGGTCGCCGGCCTGCAGCGGCGCGACGGGGTGTTCGACATGGCGGTGGTGCGGGGATACTGGGACGGCGAGGCGGAGTGACCAAAGGCGCGCGCATCGCGGCCCGGCGCGCCGAAGACCGGAGCGCACAAAGAATCGTTAGGCATCTGTCCTAACGCTCCGGTATCTCTTCTCTGCTACCTCGCAAGCCGATGCCGGGACATCGGGGGCCCCTTTGGCCGAGAGCAGCGCACAGGCGATGGACACACCTTGGCGAAGCATCGCTCGCCATGCGGCGGCGTGCCCGAGCCCGCACAACACCCAGCCGTTCCGGCTGCGCATCCGCAGCGAGACCGAGGCCGAGGTCGTCTTCCTGCCGCGACGCGGGCTCTGGGTCGCCGACCCCCATGGCCGCTTCACCTGGCTGACGGCCGGCATCTTCGTCGAGCTGTGCACCATCGCGGCGCATGGCCTCGGCTTCGAGCTTGAGCAGCGGACCGATTTCGTGCCGATGTATCGCGACGGCGATACCGAGACGCCGCAGGTCATCGCACGCCTGACCCTGCGCCCGGCGGACGGCGCCGTCGCCGATCTCGATCCCGCGCTGATCCTGGCCCGCCACACCTCGCGCCTGCCCTATGACGGCCATCCCATCCCCGAGGCGCTACTGGCGGAGATGCAGGCCGAGGCCGCGCGCACCGGCCACCGCTTCGAAGCGCGCAACGACGGCGAGGCGATCCGCTGGGTGGTCGAGCTCAACCGGCAGGCGCTGTTCCACGACATGCTGAACGCGCCGATCCGCCGGGAACTGGTGCGCTGGCTGCGCTTCGGCACGCGCGAGGAGGACATCACCGGCGACGGCCTGTCGGCGCGCTGCCTCGGCTTTTCCGCCCCGCTGCTGCGCAGCTTCTTCACCCGGCCCGGCTTCTGGACCCTGCCCGGCATCCGCAGCCTCGTCGGCGCGCTCTATCGGCGCAGCATGAAGGGGGTCGGCACAGTCGGCTGGCTCCGCGGCCCCTATGTCACCATGGAAGACTGGTTCCGTGCCGGCACGACCATGATCCGGCTTTGGCTGATCGTCGCCCGGCACGGCTATCACTGGCAGCCCTACGGCTCCGTCATCACCTCGGACGAGGCGCGGACCAACATGATCCGCTATTTCGACATGCCGGACGAGAAAGGCGGGGCGGACGCGGTCTGGCTGCTGCTGCGGCTCGGCAAGAGCGCCCCGCCGCCGATCAGCCGGCGGCTGCCCTTCGAGGATATCGTCCTATGCGGCTGATCAAGAGCACGGTCAGGCCGTTCTTCCTCTTTCTGGTCGCGGTGGTGAACGGCGTGGAGCGGGCCTTCGCCTCGTCGCGCCACGCCTACAGGATCCTGCTGGTCCCCGGCTTCGAGCGCATCCGCTGGGGCCTCGGCGCCTGGCGGGCCTGGGCCAATTTCTACCACGCCTATCGCCGGGTGCCGGCCTACCGCCACTATATCGACGGTCTCGGCGGCAGGCCGGAGATCCGGCTCGACCACGTCACCAAGCCGGACCTCACCTCGATCCCGGAGATGGACAAGGAGTCCTATATCAAGAAGTACCCGCAGGAGGAGCGGCTGCTGGGGGGCAAGCTGCCGTCGGCCGGCGTGATGGTCGACGAATCCTCGGGCAGCAGCGGCACGCCGACGAGCTGGGTGCGCGGCCGGACCGAGCGGCAGATCACCAAGCAGATGATGCAGATGACGTTCCTGCGCATCACCGGCGAGGCGGAAACCCTGTTCGTGCTCAACGCCTTCGCCCTGGGCGCCTGGGCCACCGGCATGAACGTCGCGATCTCGCTCACCGACACGACCATCCTCAAGTCGACCGGGCCGAACCTCGACAAGATCATCGCCACGATCCACGAGTTCGGCCCGCGCTTCCGCTATGTCGTGATGGGCTACCCGCCCTTCCTGAAGACGCTCGCCGACGACCCGCGCCTCGACTGGTCGCGCTTCAAGGTCGATGGCGCCTTCGGGGGCGAGGGCATCTCGGAAAGCCTGCGCGACTACCTCCTCAAGAAGTTCCAGCGGGTGATCGGCAGCTATGGGGCCTCGGATCTCGAGGTCAACATGGCGCTGGAGAGCGAGCTGACCATCAAGCTGCGCCGCGCGCTGCTGGCCGACGAGCGGCTGCGCCAGGCGATCATCCGGACGGAGTACGGCGTCACGCCGATGGTGTTCCAGTACAACCCGCTGGCCTATTACCTTGAGGAGAACACCAGGGGCGAGCTGGTGGCGACCATCTCCCGGCCGTACAACATCTCGCCGAAGATCCGGTACAACATCCACGACCGCGGCCATGTCCTGCGCTTCGGCGAGCTCCGGCGCATCCTGCGCGAGCTCGGCCTGGAGGACGTGCTGAAGACCAGCGGGCGCGTCCTCGACCTGCCGCTGCTGTTCATCTATGGCCGTTCCGACATGTCGATCGAGTATTACGGCGCCAAGGTCACGCCCGACAGCCTGCGCGAGATCCTGTTCGGGCTCGACGTGCTGGCGCCGGTGCTCAGCACGTTCCGGCTGATCTCCTATGAGGACCAGGCGCACAACAAGCGCATGGAGGTCGCGGTCGAGCTCGCCGCCGAGGCGAGCCTGCCCCTGCCGCTCGACGAGCTGCAGGACAAGGTGTTCACCCGGCTCGCCGCCATGAACGGCGACTTCCTCAACGCCTGGAAGCGCACCGCCACGCCGGAGAACATGCCGGCGCTGAGGGTCCACGCGTTCAACACCGGACCGTTCGAGGGCGGCCAGCGCCGGCTCAAGAACGAATATGTCGCCTCGAAGATCAAGTACGACAGCCTGTAGGGGCCTCTCTCAGGCATCGTCGGGGAGTAAGTGAATTGAATCGCGGTGGGGCCAGACGGCGTTCCTATCGGTCGGTGCTCGACGCCTGGGCCTTCCCTCCCCCTTGCGGGGAGGGATAAAGGGTGGGGGTCGTGCAGAACGACGCGGATCGGATGGTAAAGGGCACGCTGTAACGAGCGCTGAGCCCTGTTCTGATGGACCCCCACCCCTTGCCCCTCCCCGCAAGGCGGAGGGGATCGGCTGACGTCGCGTTTGATTCAGTTATTCGCCGACAAATCCCTAACCATAGAGCGGCCGGGTCAGGCAATGGACCCCGCCGGTCGCCTTGGCGATCTCGGTGCCCTTGACCAGCTGGATGGTCACGTCGGCCGCCTCTTCCAGGGCCGCCTTGAGCTCGGCCGGCAGGTCGAAGGCGAGATAGCGGCGCCGGCCCAGCGGCAGCAGGTTGCAGCGCTCATGGGCGATGGCATCGGCCTTGTCGCAGCGGATGATCGAGCAGCCGAGGGCCTCGGCGTAGGACAGGGGGTCGACCGGGCTGAGCCGCCGGTCCCGGTCGATCAGGAAGCCGGAGCCGAACATGCCCGCGGCCGCCAGGATCACCTTGTTCGGCAGGACGGTGAAGCCGGTGTCGAGATGCAGCAGGTCGGGATCGTGCGAGAGCCCGATGATGGCGTCGGCATGCTCGGGGATGAGGTCGAGCGCCAGCTTGATCGCTGCGGCCTTCGTGGTGCGGACGCCGAAGCCGATCAGCAGCACGCGCTTGCCGTCGAAGGTGACCGGCAGGAGGTCGCCGCCCTCCAGATATTCGTCGTGCTCGAAACGCGTGAGCGCCCTCATGCCGAGGTGCTCGAGCGCCCTGCCGACCACGTCCGCCTCCCGGGCCCGGCTCGCCAGCGCCGGACGGGCCGGGATGAAGGCCGACGGCGCCCAGGGCAGGGTCACGCTGCTGTCGCGCATGAAGATCAGGTTCGGGTTGGCCGCCGCCTCCAGGCGATAGGGCTCGTGATCGCCGAGCAGGTCCTCCAGGAAGATCGTCTCGACATGGCTGCCGACCAGCGCGGCGAAGCCGTCATACTCGGCATAGAGCTCGTCTGGGTGCGGCAGGTCGAGGAAGTTGAGCTCGGCGAGACGATCCCTGGAAAGATTTTCGAGAGACGCCCCGTGCCGCGGGTGATGCATCAGGATCCGGCGCGGCGGCACGTGGTATTCGGAGAAATCGTGCACGTCCGTGAGCAAGACGATCTCCCTGCGATCTTGCGCCGACACTGCAATTGGAACGCCGAAACCTAGGGTGCTGATCTTGATGAATGGTTAGCGCACCCTCGCCTATGTCCGCACCGCCTCGATCGGCGCGGTGAGCGTCGCCCTTGTGCCCGGCTGGGTGTCGTCATAGTCCAGCGTGCCGCCGAGCTGGCGGACCAGCCCCTCGATCAGCCGGCTGCCGAAGCCGCTGCGGGCCGTGCCGCGTCCCGCGCCCTCGTCCGTGACGATCAGGCGGAACAGGTTCCTGTCCTCGGCCAGGGTGACGCGCAGGGGTCCCGGGGCGCCGCCATAGGCGTACTTGTTGGCGTTGATGACGAGCTCGGTCAGCACCAGGCCGAGGCCGACGGCCCGGTCGTTCGGCAGCATGATCGGCTGGAGGTCGCGGACGAGATGCCGGCCCCAGTCCTCGCCGATCGAGGCGACGAGGTCGTCGAGCAGCTCATCGAGGTAGCGGGCCGCATCGATGGTCTCGAGCTGGTCGGACCGGTAGAGGCGCCGGTGCACCAGCGACACCGCGGCGATGCGCCGGCGCGCTTCCCCGACCGCCGCCTGCAGCGCCGCATCCGCGCTCTCGCGCGCCTGCATCGACAGGAAGCTGGAGACGAGCTGCAGGCTGTTCTGGACGCGGTGGTTGATCTCGCCGATCAGGAATTCCTTCTGCTGGAGCAGCGCCTCCTTCTGCTCGACCGTCGTCAGCAGCTGGCGGTTGAGATCCTGGATGCGCCGGGTCTGCCAGACGTTCATCACGGCGACGCAGAGGCGGCCGGCGGCCTCGACCTCGGGGATGGTCCAGCGACGCGCCCGCCCCCTGACCATCTCCGTCCAGGCCTCGAAGCTGGCGCGCGGATTGAGCGTGCCGCCCGCGGCGGTCATCGCCGCCTTGTGCGGATTGCCGGCCCAGTTGACCACCTCGACCTCCTCCGCCCGGAACCAGAGCACCACCCAGGGCTCGCTCGCCGAGAGGACGACGGCCAGCACGCCGCCCGCCAGACCCTGCTCCGCGTCCGGCAGGGCATAGTGACCGACGAGCGTGCTGCTGGCGAAGACCGGCTGGCCCGGCTTGGCGATCACCCAGGCCGCCAGCCTGCGCACCGAGTCCTCGGCGGGACAGCGTCCGCCCGTCACCACCTCCCGGCCACGCAGCACCGCGACGCCGTCGCCGTCGAGCATCGCCATGATGTCGCCGAGATGATGGGAGATCGCCGCGTCCAGCGATCCCTGGCGCAGCAGCAGATCGACGATGCGATCCTCATGGGTGCGCAGCCGCACCCGCTCGCGATAGGCGTCGGTCTCCTCCCGCGCCTTGATCTGGCGCGACAGG comes from Labrys wisconsinensis and encodes:
- a CDS encoding ATP phosphoribosyltransferase regulatory subunit, producing the protein MPDPSYAALDALAERAGYEPLDPPILQPADLFLDLLGEDMRRRAFLTTDAEGREFCLRPDFTIPVSLHHLKHAAAGAVGAYAYRGPVFRFRTDGPGEFAQAGFENFGRTDLEAADAEMLGLAIEAVQALGLESPEIRMGDAGIVTAMLDALALPPVWRRQLANDVLRVKNLDADLARLGETTPKNGAAAYAGFLAALEGADPGAARAAVADLLSIAGIQPVGGRTVDEVADRFLEQAALSSGGGIPAETVALTRRLFAVAGDPDSASAALRAIAADARLDLGAALDAFDRRTGFFAAQGVDVGAVKFSTAFGRRLDYYTGFVFELHDPARPEGPQLVGGGRYDRLMTRLGAPAPIPAVGCSIWLDRFAGETP
- the hisG gene encoding ATP phosphoribosyltransferase, with the translated sequence MTDSPLLLGIPSKGRLQENCAAFFGRAGMRFVQERGARDYRGAVAGMDDVEVLFLSASEIAGQLASGAIHMGVTGEDLVRETIPRADERVLMIEPLGFGQANVVVAVPQAWIDVRGMMDVEDVAASFRQRHGRRLRVATKYVNLTRGFFSGHGVADYLIVESLGATEGAPASGAADLIVDITTTGATLAANALKVLEDGIILRSEANLVGSLSAPWGARARAGAAAVLARIAAQARAAATREVRCALAEADEPLLADLAGRFGAGAPFGPPAAGQPLTLHAPAATIYALADWLAARGAHTISVSTLDFVFEPENALMQKLEAGLGPTPAADGARAG
- a CDS encoding response regulator; the encoded protein is MSEDESAIAGVRILIVEDEALLSLLLEDMVQDLGCTVAGNLSSLEAARGFLAAAPGPIDLAILDVNLGGTPSYPIAAMLDERGIPFLFVTGYDERDIDEAWRDRPRISKPFNVPDLEHAIARVAGRA
- the rsgA gene encoding ribosome small subunit-dependent GTPase A, whose product is MLEPYGWSSALQNDFAPHAAAGLVPGRVTVQQRGLYRLITPSGDLAAGLSGRLAFEAEAGGYPVAGDWVAAAARPAEGTATIQAVLPRRTLFRRRAAGPGEPAAQAVAANVDLALLLASFNADFNLRRLERYLAIAWESGAEPVVVLTKADAGTDPARVVAAAESVAAGAPVLAVSSLTGQGLAAVRALIRPGRTAVLLGSSGVGKSTLLNALAGGPVMATQAIREQDARGRHTTTHRELVLLPGGGLVLDTPGMRELGLWDAESGVSATFADIEALAQQCRFGDCAHGREPGCAVRAALEEGRLEEARWRSYDKLRRELAHLDRRDDPVARAEERRRWARISKAHRGGPAKRRWDED
- a CDS encoding cupin domain-containing protein — translated: MPTPEPSSPIASDDVPWEGWNAVPRFGVRYRHLSRAALGSDYRVGVAIEELPPGKQTAPAHWHVFEEEHVFILEGSLTLRLGADRHAMSAGDYACFPAGQRAAHCLINSGEEPCRYVIIGESNPNEVVVYPDSNKVLLRALGRRTILDLAATRGYWDGEDTGLPPGIPAPAGAPAGAPEPAAAPHPPIASDAVPWEETDAGPRFGGHAKHLTYAAVGADYRVGVLIESPAPGRRLAPRHYHMLEEEHALILEGEATLLLGEERHVMRPGDYACFPAGLPVGHSLMNSGSGPCRYLMIGQRNPADVCVYPDSNKMAVAGLQRRDGVFDMAVVRGYWDGEAE
- a CDS encoding phenylacetate--CoA ligase family protein, giving the protein MRLIKSTVRPFFLFLVAVVNGVERAFASSRHAYRILLVPGFERIRWGLGAWRAWANFYHAYRRVPAYRHYIDGLGGRPEIRLDHVTKPDLTSIPEMDKESYIKKYPQEERLLGGKLPSAGVMVDESSGSSGTPTSWVRGRTERQITKQMMQMTFLRITGEAETLFVLNAFALGAWATGMNVAISLTDTTILKSTGPNLDKIIATIHEFGPRFRYVVMGYPPFLKTLADDPRLDWSRFKVDGAFGGEGISESLRDYLLKKFQRVIGSYGASDLEVNMALESELTIKLRRALLADERLRQAIIRTEYGVTPMVFQYNPLAYYLEENTRGELVATISRPYNISPKIRYNIHDRGHVLRFGELRRILRELGLEDVLKTSGRVLDLPLLFIYGRSDMSIEYYGAKVTPDSLREILFGLDVLAPVLSTFRLISYEDQAHNKRMEVAVELAAEASLPLPLDELQDKVFTRLAAMNGDFLNAWKRTATPENMPALRVHAFNTGPFEGGQRRLKNEYVASKIKYDSL
- a CDS encoding arginine deiminase family protein, with protein sequence MLTDVHDFSEYHVPPRRILMHHPRHGASLENLSRDRLAELNFLDLPHPDELYAEYDGFAALVGSHVETIFLEDLLGDHEPYRLEAAANPNLIFMRDSSVTLPWAPSAFIPARPALASRAREADVVGRALEHLGMRALTRFEHDEYLEGGDLLPVTFDGKRVLLIGFGVRTTKAAAIKLALDLIPEHADAIIGLSHDPDLLHLDTGFTVLPNKVILAAAGMFGSGFLIDRDRRLSPVDPLSYAEALGCSIIRCDKADAIAHERCNLLPLGRRRYLAFDLPAELKAALEEAADVTIQLVKGTEIAKATGGVHCLTRPLYG
- a CDS encoding histidine kinase dimerization/phosphoacceptor domain -containing protein → MSDDLDLAACDREPIHIPGSIQPHGLMLVLDPATTAVRQGAGDIEGRLGRADWIGLPCAELLGAATAAAVAAAERGTLRQVAVPGGAESFDGAFHRAGDAVIVELEPAASAASSAALLPQLEAAAAAFERAADLRQLCAVAAVEFRRLIGYDRVMVYQFLEDDAGVVLAEDAAAGQRSFLNHHFPAADIPRQARALYVRNLVRVIPDVAYRPAPLVPAARPAAEPLDMSDCALRSVSPVHVQYLKNMGVAASASISIVKDGVLWGLIACHSAAPRLVGADLRAACRALAGGLSRQIKAREETDAYRERVRLRTHEDRIVDLLLRQGSLDAAISHHLGDIMAMLDGDGVAVLRGREVVTGGRCPAEDSVRRLAAWVIAKPGQPVFASSTLVGHYALPDAEQGLAGGVLAVVLSASEPWVVLWFRAEEVEVVNWAGNPHKAAMTAAGGTLNPRASFEAWTEMVRGRARRWTIPEVEAAGRLCVAVMNVWQTRRIQDLNRQLLTTVEQKEALLQQKEFLIGEINHRVQNSLQLVSSFLSMQARESADAALQAAVGEARRRIAAVSLVHRRLYRSDQLETIDAARYLDELLDDLVASIGEDWGRHLVRDLQPIMLPNDRAVGLGLVLTELVINANKYAYGGAPGPLRVTLAEDRNLFRLIVTDEGAGRGTARSGFGSRLIEGLVRQLGGTLDYDDTQPGTRATLTAPIEAVRT